A region from the Bradyrhizobium erythrophlei genome encodes:
- the uvrB gene encoding excinuclease ABC subunit UvrB, whose amino-acid sequence MATPPDKPKSQKKPASPPKPKSGSRASSKASRPDVQPIGPALAELLNPAINRGESGLGSGTGLQPPPDNSWDRRAGGEAAAHRARASTRGSGDDVAKKDAVTTRDSSSFSPPPTREARGGEGSGVGGASADPVPDRERESAARPPTPDPSPPLRGRRGEEKGGEENSGLGEAPQREFAPANYGTSATIPTLDPELAKQLGFTTEEEDAAAMARPPRNKMEALGVAATADALDALIREGRPEFKGDDGQVKVWTPHRPPRPEKSEGGVRFVIKSEYEPKGDQPTAIKELVEGIARNDRTQVLLGVTGSGKTYTMAKVIEATQRPAIILAPNKTLAAQLYGEFKSFFPDNAVEYFVSYYDYYQPEAYVPRTDTYIEKDSSINEQIDRMRHSATRALLERDDVIIVASVSCIYGIGSVETYTAMTFALKKGERIDQRQLIADLVALQYKRTQADFTRGTFRVRGDVIDIFPAHYEDRAWRVNLFGDTVENIEEFDPLTGHKQDELEFIKIYANSHYVTPRPTLVQAIKSIKSELKMRLDQLNNQGRLLEAQRLEQRTTFDLEMMEATGSCAGIENYSRYLTGRRPGEPPPTLFEYVPDNALVFADESHVTVPQIGGMFKGDFRRKATLAEYGFRLPSCMDNRPLRFEEWDMMRPQSVAVSATPSAWELNESGGVFVEQVIRPTGLIDPPVNIRPARTQVDDLVGEVRATAQAGYRSLITVLTKRMAEDLTEYLHEQGIRVRYMHSDIDTIERIEIIRDLRLGAFDALVGINLLREGLDIPECALVAILDADKEGFLRSETSLIQTIGRAARNVDGKVILYADQMTGSMERAIAETDRRREKQVEYNTLNGITPESIKKSIGDIMNSVYERDHVLVEIGGNDMTDDIISIGHNFEAVLGDLETRMREAAADLNFEEAARLRDEVKRLRATELAVVDDPTAKQRTVQGKAGAYAGAKKYGEAANLPASAMKKRGGASSPSPRSSRGEGRGEGRSTGSASSAASKVHKPHLDEMHGPESLPFRPNRATPRKPSLDDSGPGSKIFQPTDSRQSGPEFGPAPRSTGGAPGHRGGWKKR is encoded by the coding sequence ATGGCGACTCCCCCAGATAAACCTAAATCGCAGAAGAAACCCGCGTCTCCCCCGAAACCGAAGTCGGGTTCCAGGGCGTCTTCCAAGGCGTCACGCCCCGACGTGCAGCCGATCGGGCCGGCGCTGGCGGAACTGCTCAATCCCGCGATCAATCGCGGCGAGAGCGGCCTCGGCTCCGGTACCGGACTGCAGCCGCCGCCGGATAATTCCTGGGATCGCCGCGCCGGCGGCGAGGCCGCCGCGCATCGCGCGCGCGCCTCGACGCGCGGGAGTGGTGATGATGTGGCGAAGAAGGATGCTGTCACGACGCGCGATTCTTCTTCCTTCTCCCCTCCCCCCACGCGCGAAGCGCGTGGCGGGGAGGGGTCGGGGGTGGGGGGTGCTTCGGCAGATCCGGTGCCAGATCGAGAGCGAGAGTCTGCCGCACGACCCCCCACCCCCGACCCCTCCCCGCCGCTTCGCGGGAGGAGGGGAGAAGAGAAGGGAGGAGAAGAGAACAGCGGCCTCGGCGAGGCGCCGCAGCGCGAATTCGCGCCGGCCAATTACGGCACATCCGCCACCATTCCGACGCTCGATCCCGAACTGGCAAAGCAACTCGGCTTCACCACCGAGGAGGAAGACGCCGCGGCGATGGCGAGGCCGCCGCGCAACAAGATGGAGGCGCTTGGCGTCGCCGCCACCGCGGACGCGCTGGACGCGCTGATCCGCGAGGGCCGCCCCGAATTCAAGGGCGACGACGGCCAGGTCAAGGTCTGGACCCCGCATCGGCCGCCGCGTCCGGAAAAATCCGAAGGCGGCGTCCGCTTCGTGATCAAGTCCGAGTACGAGCCGAAGGGCGACCAGCCCACCGCGATCAAGGAATTGGTCGAGGGCATCGCGCGCAACGACCGCACGCAAGTTTTGCTCGGCGTCACCGGCTCGGGCAAGACCTACACCATGGCCAAGGTGATCGAGGCGACGCAGCGTCCCGCCATTATCCTGGCGCCGAACAAGACGCTGGCCGCGCAGCTCTATGGCGAGTTCAAAAGTTTTTTTCCCGACAACGCGGTGGAGTATTTCGTCAGTTACTACGATTACTACCAGCCCGAAGCGTACGTGCCGCGGACCGACACCTATATCGAGAAGGATTCCTCGATCAACGAACAGATCGACCGCATGCGCCATTCGGCGACGCGGGCGCTGCTGGAGCGCGACGACGTCATCATCGTCGCGTCCGTGTCGTGCATCTATGGTATCGGCTCGGTCGAGACCTATACCGCGATGACCTTCGCGTTGAAGAAGGGCGAACGCATCGACCAGCGCCAGCTGATCGCCGACCTCGTCGCGCTGCAATACAAGCGCACCCAGGCCGACTTTACCCGCGGCACCTTCCGGGTTCGCGGCGACGTCATCGACATCTTCCCGGCCCACTATGAAGACCGCGCCTGGCGCGTGAACCTGTTCGGCGACACCGTGGAGAATATCGAGGAGTTCGATCCGCTCACCGGCCACAAGCAGGACGAGCTCGAATTCATCAAGATCTACGCCAACTCGCACTATGTGACGCCGCGGCCGACCCTGGTGCAGGCGATCAAGTCGATCAAGTCCGAGCTGAAGATGCGGCTCGACCAGCTCAACAACCAGGGGCGCCTCCTGGAAGCGCAGCGGCTGGAGCAGCGCACCACGTTCGATCTCGAAATGATGGAAGCGACCGGCAGCTGCGCCGGCATCGAGAACTATTCGCGCTATCTCACCGGGCGCCGCCCCGGCGAGCCGCCGCCGACTTTGTTCGAATACGTCCCCGACAACGCGCTGGTGTTCGCCGACGAAAGCCACGTCACCGTGCCGCAGATCGGCGGCATGTTCAAAGGCGACTTCCGGCGCAAAGCGACCTTGGCCGAATACGGTTTCAGGCTGCCCTCCTGCATGGACAACCGCCCGCTGCGCTTCGAGGAATGGGACATGATGCGCCCGCAATCCGTCGCGGTGTCGGCGACGCCCTCGGCGTGGGAGCTCAATGAGTCCGGCGGCGTGTTCGTCGAGCAGGTGATCCGCCCCACCGGGCTGATCGATCCGCCGGTCAACATCCGCCCGGCGCGCACCCAGGTCGACGACCTCGTCGGCGAGGTTCGCGCCACCGCGCAGGCGGGCTATCGCAGCCTGATCACGGTTTTGACAAAACGCATGGCCGAAGACCTCACCGAATATCTGCACGAGCAGGGTATCCGTGTCAGATACATGCACAGCGATATCGACACCATCGAGCGGATCGAGATCATCCGGGATTTGCGGCTCGGCGCGTTCGACGCGCTGGTCGGCATCAACCTGTTGCGCGAGGGCCTCGACATTCCCGAATGCGCGCTGGTCGCGATCCTCGACGCCGACAAGGAAGGTTTTTTGCGCAGCGAGACGTCGCTGATCCAGACCATCGGCCGCGCCGCGCGCAACGTCGACGGCAAGGTGATCCTCTACGCCGACCAGATGACCGGCTCGATGGAGCGCGCCATCGCCGAGACCGACCGCCGCCGCGAAAAGCAGGTCGAATACAACACGCTCAACGGCATCACGCCGGAAAGCATCAAGAAATCCATCGGCGACATCATGAACAGCGTCTACGAGCGCGACCATGTGCTGGTGGAAATCGGCGGCAACGACATGACCGACGACATCATCTCGATCGGGCACAATTTCGAGGCCGTGCTCGGCGATCTCGAAACAAGGATGCGCGAAGCCGCCGCCGATTTGAACTTCGAGGAAGCCGCCAGATTGCGCGACGAAGTCAAGCGCCTCCGCGCCACCGAGCTTGCCGTGGTCGACGATCCCACCGCCAAACAGCGCACCGTGCAAGGCAAAGCCGGCGCCTATGCGGGAGCGAAGAAGTACGGCGAAGCCGCCAACCTGCCGGCAAGCGCGATGAAAAAGCGTGGCGGCGCGTCTTCCCCCTCGCCCCGTTCTTCACGGGGAGAGGGTCGGGGTGAGGGG